A genome region from Cryptosporidium parvum Iowa II chromosome 8, whole genome shotgun sequence includes the following:
- a CDS encoding bacterial type serine/tyrosine phosphatase, protein MFLPRIPYSSKPIIRIENSEEVPFEKGVELFVEGQLEKYNLEERNWYSHGYNYYANIILGKRILLDVIPNIRDISQFLEDESIRRHVLYRGARPGSIEPDKIKHVVRDTLGIKTIIDLRGKLIFEDSYLAKDEILSRSVIWKYYTPTFENESIDNYIEERKDLEHYKIENDREQVSNDVKTLILLNSIDYREPIKLENEKSKELSSDDNQSISPFCLNCMRRYKGMEFESSRKHLNVEEIIFRKRKEAMIPRIISYNYHLFKLISPKLAEKWYVNKYLELRTMGGVYYDIAIFDSKTICRALKVITVSIPPILLHGNLGKDRVGVVIAILLSILGVGEEFIIRDYCASESGLLSITEAIEAEMEHFPDSAKDSNPEYIRYFLSKMKEEFGNMDAYLDLIGFDASWRYKLCNKFKIVPYTNSN, encoded by the coding sequence ATGTTTTTACCAAGGATTCCATATAGTTCAAAGCCAATAATAAGAATAGAGAATTCTGAAGAAGTTCCATTTGAGAAAGGTGTGGAATTGTTTGTTGAAGGACAGCtagaaaaatataatttagaaGAAAGGAATTGGTATTCACATggatataattattatgcAAATATAATACTTGGGAAAAGGATTTTATTGGAtgtaattccaaatatacGTGATATTTCTCAATTTTTGGAGGATGAAAGTATCAGAAGACATGTATTATATAGAGGAGCTAGGCCAGGAAGTATAGAACCTGATAAAATTAAACATGTAGTACGAGATACTTTAGGAATAAAGACAATAATTGATTTGAGGGGTAAGTTGATTTTTGAGGACTCCTACTTGGCAAAAGACGAGATTTTGAGTAGATCAGTTATATGGAAATATTATACTCCGACCTTTGAGAATGAAAGTATTGACAATTATATAGAAGAACGAAAGGATTTAGAACATTATAAGATAGAAAATGATCGTGAACAAGTTTCTAATGATGTAAAGACTCTGATTTTACTGAATTCTATTGATTATAGAGAACCaataaaattagaaaatgaaaaaagcAAAGAATTATCTTCGGATGATAATCAGAGCATTTCTCCATTTTGCTTGAATTGTATGAGAAGGTATAAAGGTATGGAATTTGAATCAAGTAGAAAGCATTTAAATgttgaagaaataatatttagaaaaagaaaggaaGCAATGATTCCAAGAATTATTAGCTATAATTATCATttgtttaaattaatttctccAAAACTTGCTGAGAAATGGTATGTTAACAAATATTTAGAGTTAAGAACAATGGGCGGGGTTTACTATGATATTGCAATTTTTGATTCTAAAACAATTTGTAGAGCATTAAAGGTGATTACAGTTTCAATACCTCCAATATTGTTACATGGGAATTTAGGAAAAGACAGGGTTGGCGTGGTTATCGCAATATTATTGAGCATTTTGGGAGTTGGAGAAgagtttattattagagaTTACTGTGCGTCAGAATCTGGCTTACTTTCAATTACTGAGGCTATAGAAGCTGAAATGGAGCATTTTCCAGATTCTGCTAAGGATTCAAATCCTGAATATATAAGgtattttctttcaaaaatgaAGGAGGAGTTCGGAAATATGGATGCttatttggatttaatCGGATTTGATGCTAGTTGGAGATATAAACTATgcaataaattcaaaatagtGCCTTATACCAATAGCAATTAG
- a CDS encoding RPR domain containing protein, present in proteins involved in mRNA splicing, with the protein MVLSERMLNIPDNDPLCWIWIDLDGTINNMNSLEQNDDFMMLYNKYLEEIKENYDENLNVYEKFSSPIESLYYELSCERMPGNLEKSYERLLDSLTTKRMKINEIMTFVVDYSDQHSVQMIELLIQRFPNSTFEVKVSILYCISDILYNSHSSKIGAWKLRNCIMNIFPYLVSHISFQSNRGNSCYIDLINKTKSIIEIWIDWKIFPSEYIEGLSSSLCFDKMLDEMKNDKKTKLISNINDEISDGILLDKDIVSILSIWPIKSRLPVWKVWREMNNLLINKSLHEPKIRQDWVMNYGIVIAPLKLFGLTNFLHRISNWYNYRN; encoded by the coding sequence ATGGTTCTATCTGAGAGAATGCTCAATATTCCCGATAATGATCCACTTTGTTGGATTTGGATCGATCTGGATGGAACTATTAACAATATGAATTCATTAGAACAAAATGACGATTTTATGAtgttatataataaataccTGGaggaaataaaagaaaattatgaTGAGAATTTGAATGTATATGAAAAATTTTCCTCCCCAATTGAATCTTTATACTATGAACTAAGTTGTGAAAGAATGCCAGGCAATTTGGAAAAAAGCTATGAAAGATTATTAGATAGCTTAACAACAAAGAGAAtgaaaattaatgaaataatgaCTTTTGTTGTAGATTATTCAGACCAACATTCAGTTCAAATGATTGAATTACTAATACAAAGATTTCCAAATTCAACCTTTGAAGTTAAGGtttcaattttatattgTATTTCAGATATATTATACAATTCTCACTCTTCAAAGATAGGAGCTTGGAAGCTTAGAAATTGTattatgaatatatttccGTATCTAGTTTCACATATATCATTTCAAAGTAACCGAGGAAACAGTTGTTATATTGatcttattaataaaacaaaaagcATCATAGAAATTTGGATAGATTGGAAAATCTTTCCTTCAGAATATATTGAGGGTTTAAGTTCATCTCTTTGTTTTGATAAAATGCTGGATGAAATGAAGAATGACAAAAAAACTAAATTGATTAGTAACataaatgatgaaatttcCGATGGTATTTTGCTTGATAAAGATATAGtttcaattttatcaatttgGCCAATAAAATCAAGACTTCCAGTTTGGAAGGTTTGGAGAGAAATGaataatcttttaataaacaaaagCTTACATGAACCGAAAATCAGACAAGACTGGGTTATGAATTATGGAATAGTAATTGCTCCgttgaaattatttggattgACAAATTTTTTACACAGAATTTCAAATTGGTATAATTACAGAAATTAA
- a CDS encoding FH2 domain containing protein, whose amino-acid sequence MESDSESKKSPGKSIRDVDEEVLSILLKIVDLNPNSEEVLETIKISGFELDKVRDLLTKQHPELCKRSQINSGEIVSSKEETNKIEPTVKSDDKKDQLDKTNIVSTNCSESEKVVEKKDNMEMIPEKPIVKGKPPGPPPPLKSKSALSLKSSGNIGTESAAVSKVPGSSGKRAPPPKAPPPLKPPPKRGTTSQGFGGPSGASDPEISGGLKLSEMDFGPSPPLGFEPKRLHWSVIPPNKIVGTIWEDIHIKMKENSQDAKDCNENDPNELKFDMDSILEQFFEDKSALMQKITMDCNNNASATSGGSKKFRMVLDSKRSQNIEIALKALQLFDSSNELDLSPIKGMLGYTRQSLIGGIDAFLKGVSKERLKILLDLYPTPDEIQLLNSIKDDGEKSALPLRSSEFFMISILGLNRFKIRAQCVLAMKAFEEEYQSCLERLIKLEDAAVHIRSSLEKGGVLRQILKLILKIGNFLNHGTNRGKSCGFRFHSIELLKNVKSNNSKSNLLKYISKVVYEHSEEMRQKVEVISQSCSEAAPIDIADVYRDMEELGRSVNLIQDELNSFSTTKSDVSKEDKELKSQELCSIKDENFDSRDNIKNELKIENSLEISVFGVKKEVEKTTEELYLEIVDTFVKNSSKKLEITKKQLNEIIVKLNELQYYAGETQTLGNSNASKQGASITTSSGEIIKRCDMFFRLVKYEFNEFQAIEKKKKERDLRKLMGVRGTKSSESLPAMKTSDHNYSLLKSSTSLTEKQSQAISEFSPIHEIENFSPSNNISENSNQLLLEISNITLTSNSSTFSSSDSSFFQDQGRTKSKSGQATPAGNLDQTPLNKNRKESDVMSSPFNLNSGYDPISSSIIKYPNYFNNQGFCEHNFAEICDNSNSIYDLRIIHSDPQLCPSSSSSVCLQDQNIQNVGQHKSVVNNHQPMHLKSFFDTNSSTVNIAAKVYNSQVNQSSSRSRNPKCDN is encoded by the coding sequence ATGGAAAGTGATTCAGAAAGCAAAAAATCGCCAGGTAAAAGTATTAGGGATGTGGATGAGGAGGTTCTTTCAATTTTACTAAAAATTGTGGATTTAAATCCAAATAGTGAAGAGGTTTTGGaaactattaaaattaGTGGCTTTGAGCTTGACAAGGTGAGGGATTTGCTGACAAAGCAACATCCAGAACTATGTAAACGAAGTCAAATAAATTCTGGAGAGATAGTTTCTAGTAAAGAAGAGACCAATAAAATTGAGCCAACTGTTAAGAGTGATGACAAAAAGGATCAATTAGACAAAACAAATATCGTATCTACTAATTGCAGTGAATCTGAAAAGGTTGTAGAGAAGAAAGATAATATGGAAATGATTCCAGAAAAGCCAATTGTAAAAGGAAAACCTCCTGGCCCTCCGCCTCCTctaaaatcaaaatctgCATTAAGTCTCAAATCAAGTGGTAATATTGGAACTGAGAGTGCAGCTGTAAGTAAAGTACCAGGTTCTTCAGGAAAGAGAGCACCACCTCCGAAGGCTCCTCCTCCCTTAAAGCCTCCTCCTAAACGAGGGACAACATCTCAGGGGTTTGGTGGGCCATCTGGAGCTTCGGACCCTGAAATCTCAGGGGGTCTAAAGCTTTCAGAAATGGACTTTGGTCCCTCTCCGCCTTTGGGATTTGAACCTAAAAGACTACATTGGTCAGTAATCCCTCCAAATAAGATAGTTGGGACAATTTGGGAAGATATTCATATTAAGATGAAAGAAAACTCGCAGGATGCAAAAGATTGCAATGAAAACGATCCTAATGAACTTAAGTTTGACATGGACTCAATATTAGAACAATTTTTTGAGGATAAGAGTGCTTTAATGCAAAAGATCACTATGGATTGCAACAATAATGCTTCGGCTACTTCAGGTGGTTCAAAGAAGTTCAGAATGGTTTTAGACTCAAAGAGGTCTCAGAACATTGAAATAGCATTGAAAGCTTTGCAGTTATTTGATAGCAGTAATGAATTGGATCTTTCTCCAATTAAGGGTATGCTTGGGTATACAAGACAGAGTTTAATAGGTGGGATTGACGCTTTTTTGAAGGGGGTTTCTAAAGAAAGGcttaaaattcttttagATTTGTATCCTACTCCTGATGAAATTCAGCTATTAAACTCTATTAAAGATGATGGTGAGAAATCAGCTCTCCCTTTGAGGAGTTCAGAGTTCTTTATGATTAGCATACTGGGTTTAAATAGATTTAAAATTAGAGCTCAATGCGTTTTGGCAATGAAGGcttttgaagaagaataCCAGAGTTGTTTAGAAAGGCTAATAAAGCTAGAAGATGCTGCTGTTCATATTCGATCAAGTTTAGAAAAGGGAGGAGTGTTACGTCAAATTCTAAAGTTAATCCTGaaaattggaaattttCTTAATCATGGTACAAATAGAGGAAAGAGTTGTGGGTTTCGTTTCCATTCAATAGAACTTTTAAAGAATGTTAAATCAAACAATTCGAAGAGTAATTtacttaaatatatttcgAAAGTTGTTTATGAGCATTCTGAGGAAATGAGGCAAAAAGTTGAAGTAATTTCCCAATCCTGTTCGGAAGCTGCTCCTATTGATATCGCCGATGTGTATAGAGATATGGAGGAACTTGGGAGAAGCGTGAATCTTATTCAGGATGAACTCAATTCATTTTCCACTACTAAGTCAGATGTTTCCAAGGaagataaagaattaaagagTCAAGAATTATGCAGTATCAAGGATGAGAACTTTGACTCTAgagataatattaaaaatgagctcaaaattgaaaatagtTTAGAAATTTCAGTATTTGGAGTGAAAAAAGAAGTAGAAAAAACAACAGAAGAGCTTTATTTGGAGATTGTGGATACTTTTGTGAAGAATTCTTCTAAGAAGCTTGAAATCACAAAGaaacaattaaatgaaataatagtaaaattaaatgagTTACAATATTATGCAGGAGAGACTCAGACATTAGGAAATAGCAACGCTTCCAAGCAAGGAGCTTCAATTACAACATCCAGTGGTGAGATAATTAAGAGATGCGATATGTTTTTTAGGCTTGTAAAGTAcgaatttaatgaatttcaGGCaatagaaaagaagaagaaagaaaggGACCTACGAAAGTTAATGGGAGTTAGAGGAACAAAATCTAGTGAAAGTTTGCCAGCAATGAAAACTTCAGATCATAATTATAGTTTGTTAAAATCTTCCACTAGCTTAACTGAAAAACAGAGCCAAGCAATTTCTGAATTCTCTCCTATTCATGAAATTGAGAATTTTTCTCCATCAAACAATATTAGTGAAAATTCAAaccaattattattggaaatatcaaatattactttaacttcaaattcaagtactttttcttcatctgATTCATCGTTCTTCCAAGATCAAGGTCGTACTAAAAGCAAGTCAGGCCAAGCTACTCCAGCTGGTAACTTAGATCAGACtccattaaataaaaatagaaaagaatCTGATGTTATGAGTTCTCCATTTAATCTTAATTCTGGTTACGATCCAATTTCAAGTtctataataaaatatccaaattatttcaataatcaAGGTTTTTGTGAACATAATTTTGCAGAAATTTGTGACAATTCAAATAGTATTTATGATCTTAGAATTATTCATTCAGATCCTCAGTTATGCCCTTCTTCCTCATCTTCTGTTTGCTTACAGGATCAAAATATACAAAATGTTGGTCAGCATAAATCTGTAGTTAATAACCATCAACCAATGCATTTGAAATCTTTCTTTGATACAAACTCAAGCACTGTAAATATTGCTGCCAAAGTTTACAATTCTCAGGTTAACCAAAGTTCAAGCAGGTCAAGAAATCCTAAATGTGATAATTAA
- a CDS encoding Sex-lethal interacting like: MSNIQNEIEEEYEVILSHINDVSFHIFQFPMTSKGNSTEKVWQSAFIRPDGGSFQLSYYSGENSEVNNAASTEEASDQSIPRQGSSEKTENIDKSHLYTVNSKSCLSSANCLVAGYFDHVNKKLYITPISSVQQFRPNFSSIDQKRSASMNVGMVERLSESADKDERNQSLDDLVLNHGNNATLDHDMNSSSNNNPLYSGNFPLDSGRLYTTGFENWIKIPCIYPSNSYESLEIIKMLMDVYFDDFISWNNLNSQISEENPMVNQLLSMKHSRNRTHFFDNDIVRYFKMISGIASDINSEFNLPFGGDGQVLPTLRTAGLPKIYTAYQYPPCCPNSSLGGSMGYNFGGIDDSNSIALARSNPNKYTDFLPSHGISGKLLIYDDWLYFGPLSVQELYRMKLSDQIQRITLVYQVIPFNGIKNILKRIYDIKLETNFNSESELSPEIVKTQKNDNIIEQILSKNKIEEFPSDKKLIKILKKFCVLVSGNWVYKSELMYNEYESCCRDLILVLLQRDENAGLNREPIRVATDLPQIKVTNILQEVAVYRSTAWYPKFLFDKKFIEENIEEASYWKNYWAEREKYVVQYIRDNRDTSICTSTYLNNLSAASTSVSNSQLQLLLIFILKIYGAMNVSELLNLCSYHLTLMSVGNASLASIPSNIAGSASLANSSGKPNDSSSQNVDSGSISYGKVGSNSKFTNKAASNNLISMPSGPSFSQNFIAPTYSPFFSSNPRHNMKQIPFINVNSNISTSIKINKEDINKSLEIIATKIFDDLWVLKSTGDPRIDAIRTIVIDYFNCGDRDDVFTITSFIDNIKHCIVKNCAALSQKNKIWHKFDSDEDFIQTNNGVDNDNNISVYSSQLLHILNNVPEFIWRKIIHEFAFPINETATVWKLKSK; encoded by the coding sequence ATGAGCAACATACAGAATgaaatagaagaagaatACGAAGTTATTTTATCTCATATTAACGATGTATCTTTCCATATTTTTCAGTTTCCGATGACTTCAAAGGGAAATTCAACAGAGAAAGTATGGCAATCTGCTTTTATTCGGCCAGATGGAGGATCATTTCAACTTTCATATTACTCTGGTGAAAATTCTGAAGTTAATAATGCAGCTTCTACTGAAGAAGCGAGTGACCAAAGTATTCCAAGGCAAGGATCCAGTGAAAAaactgaaaatattgataagaGTCATTTATATACAGTAAATAGCAAATCTTGTCTTTCTTCAGCAAATTGTTTGGTTGCAGGTTATTTTGATCACGTTAAcaagaaattatatattactCCAATTTCTTCAGTGCAACAATTTCGTCCAAATTTCTCATCAATCGATCAGAAAAGATCAGCGAGTATGAATGTTGGTATGGTAGAAAGACTATCTGAATCAGCTGATAAAGATGAAAGAAATCAATCTTTGGATGATTTGGTTTTAAACCATGGAAACAATGCTACTTTAGATCACGATATGAATAGCagtagtaataataacCCATTATATTCTGGTAATTTTCCTTTAGATAGTGGAAGATTATATACAACTGGATTTGAGAATTGGATTAAAATACCATGTATTTATCCATCAAACTCATATGAATCActagaaattattaagatGCTAATGGATGtatattttgatgatttcATTTCTTGGAATAACTTGAATTCTCAAATTTCAGAGGAAAATCCCATGGTTAACCAACTATTATCAATGAAGCATAGTAGAAATAGAACTCACTTTTTTGATAACGACATTGTAAGATACTTTAAAATGATTTCTGGAATTGCTTCAGATATTAATTCAGAGTTTAACCTTCCATTTGGAGGAGATGGACAAGTACTTCCAACTTTAAGAACAGCAGGACTACCAAAAATATATACGGCTTATCAATATCCACCATGCTGTCCTAACTCAAGTCTTGGAGGTTCTATGGGCTATAATTTTGGTGGAATTgatgattcaaattcaattgCACTAGCTAGAAGTaatccaaataaatatacTGATTTCTTGCCTTCCCATGGTATTTCTGGGaagttattaatttatgATGATTGGCTTTATTTTGGTCCATTATCAGTCCAAGAGCTTTATAGGATGAAATTAAGTGACCAAATACAGAGAATTACTCTAGTTTATCAAGTTATACCATTTAAtggaataaaaaatattttgaaaaggATTTATGATATAAAGCTTGAAACgaattttaattctgaaTCTGAGTTGTCTCCTGAAATTGTAAAAACTCAAAagaatgataatattattgaacaAATCCtttcaaagaataaaattgaagaatttcCTTCTGACAAGAAGTTGATTAAAATACTTAAAAAGTTTTGTGTATTGGTTTCTGGAAATTGGGTATATAAATCAGAACTTATGTACAATGAATACGAGTCTTGCTGTAGAGATCTTATTTTAGTTCTTCTTCAGAGAGACGAAAATGCTGGCTTAAATAGAGAGCCAATTAGGGTTGCAACAGATCTTCCACAAATTAAAGTCACCAATATTCTTCAAGAAGTAGCAGTTTATAGGTCAACTGCATGGTATCCAAAATtcttatttgataaaaaattcattgaagaaaatattgaagagGCCTCGTATTGGAAGAATTATTGGGCtgaaagagaaaaatatGTGGTTCAGTACATTAGAGATAATAGAGATACCTCCATTTGTACTTCAACATATCTAAATAATCTTTCTGCAGCCTCTACAAGCGTGAGCAATTCACAGCTTCAATTActcttaatttttattcttaagATATATGGCGCAATGAATGTTTCAGAACTCTTGAATTTATGTTCATATCACTTAACTTTGATGTCAGTAGGAAATGCATCACTAGCATCAATTCCAAGTAATATTGCAGGAAGCGCTTCATTAGCAAACTCTTCAGGCAAACCCAATGATTCATCTTCTCAGAATGTAGATTCAGGTTCTATTTCATATGGAAAAGTTGGTTctaattccaaatttacCAATAAAGCCGCATCCAAcaatttaatatcaatGCCTTCTGGTCCTTCTTTTTCTCAGAACTTTATTGCTCCTACTTACTCACCATTTTTCTCTAGTAATCCAAGACATAATATGAAACAGATTCCGTTCATTAATGTTAATTCAAACATTTCCACATccataaaaattaataaggaagatattaataaatctcttgaaattattgcaactaaaatttttgatgatCTCTGGGTATTAAAATCAACAGGAGATCCCAGAATAGATGCGATACGAACAATAGTTATTGATTACTTCAATTGTGGAGATAGAGATGATGTCTTCACTATTACATCgtttattgataatattaagcATTGTATTGTTAAGAATTGTGCAGCATTAtcacaaaaaaataagatttGGCATAAATTTGACTCTGATGAAGACTTCATTCAAACTAATAATGGGGTTGATAATGATAACAATATCTCTGTTTATTCTTCACAACTTCTTCATATACTCAATAATGTACCTGAATTTATTTGgagaaaaattattcatgAGTTCGCTTTTCCAATTAATGAAACTGCAACTGTATGGAAGCTAAAAAgcaaataa